A DNA window from Arachis duranensis cultivar V14167 chromosome 3, aradu.V14167.gnm2.J7QH, whole genome shotgun sequence contains the following coding sequences:
- the LOC107482182 gene encoding ADP-ribosylation factor GTPase-activating protein AGD12 yields MSVAMRNKPLEFGRPVTSKRKFKDLLLQKDNQFCADCNAPQPKWASANIGVFLCFKCYNVHRSLDTHISRVLSVGDEWSDDDIDAMIEVGGNSSANSIYEAYIPEGYAKPHPDSSQEERTKFIRSKYEYQEFLKPSLRIVSSKSSHQSSFSKHNADSFRSSYESSFSKRDAHSFRSSHEPSFSMRSADSFRSCHESSFSQCDADSFRSTTSLKNLERTREFIGKLQVKVIKGTNLAIRDMMTSDPYVVLKLGKQTVKTNVIKSNLNPVWNQVLILSVPEAFGPLDLKVFDHDLFSADDIMGEAQVDLQPLIASAIAFGDAGMFDDMQIGKWLKSHDNALKHDSTVNIINGRVKQEISLKLQHVECGELDLELEWIPL; encoded by the exons ATGTCAGTGGCGATGAGAAATAAACCTCTTGAATTTGGGAGGCCTGTAACAA GTAAAAGAAAATTCAAGGACTTATTGCTTCAAAAGGATAATCAATTTTGTGCTGATTGTAATGCTCCACAACCTAAATGGGC GTCGGCTAATATTGGAGTATTTTTATGCTTTAAATGTTACAATGTGCACAGAAGTCTTGATACTCATATATCAAGG GTTTTGTCTGTGGGGGATGAATGGTCAGATGATGATATTGATGCAATGATTGAAGTTGGAGGAAATTCTTCTGCTAATTCAATATATGAAGCTTATATTCCAGAAGGATATGCAAAACCTCATCCAGATTCCAGTCAGGAAGAGCGCACAAAATTCATTCG GTCAAAATATGAATATCAAGAATTTTTGAAACCAAGTTTGCGCATTGTGTCTTCGAAATCTTCTCATCAATCAAGTTTCTCCAAACATAATGCTGATAGTTTCCGGAGCTCTTATGAATCCAGTTTCTCCAAACGTGATGCACATAGTTTTCGAAGTTCTCATGAACCCAGTTTCTCCATGCGTAGTGCGGATAGCTTTCGAAGCTGTCATGAATCCAGTTTCTCCCAATGTGATGCAGATAGTTTTCGAAGCACTACTAGTTTAAAGAAtctg GAAAGAACGAGAGAATTTATCGGAAAGTTGCAGGTGAAAGTGATTAAGGGCACAAATTTAGCTATTAGAGATATGATGACAAGCGATCCATATGTTGTCTTGAAACTTGGTAAACAG actgttaagacaaatgTAATAAAGAGTAATTTGAACCCGGTCTGGAATCAGGTGCTTATACTATCTGTTCCTGAGGCTTTTGGCCCATTGGATTTG AAGGTGTTTGATCACGACTTGTTTTCGGCTGATGATATAATGGGAGAAGCACAGGTAGATCTTCAGCCCCTGATTGCATCAGCAATTGCATTTGGAGATGCTGGAATGTTTGATGATATGCAGATAGGAAAATGGCTAAAATCCCACGACAATGCACTAAAACATGATAGCACAGTTAATATAATTAATGGCAGGGTTAAACAAGAGATATCACTTAAGCTCCAGCACGTTGAATGTGGAGAATTAGACTTAGAACTCGAGTGGATACCTCTATAA
- the LOC107482162 gene encoding uncharacterized protein LOC107482162, translated as MAETAVIAIVIVALSLILIGDSSARELRPSDHGLVFQTLSPTAGAKSSPEMRSFFNSDSQNSSPSSTTSSNVAIPRAMNSPAAPPSWLREASAAVGPNGGDRVSKALMAASVVCGTVGAVLLLASGLVYLLKYRTKQKQNAASFGGGEVRNNHIENDDDNNKLQLVVREP; from the coding sequence ATGGCGGAAACCGCCGTAATCGCCATCGTCATCGTCGCGCTCAGCCTCATCCTCATTGGAGATTCCTCCGCCAGGGAGCTACGGCCATCTGATCACGGCCTCGTCTTCCAGACATTGTCGCCGACCGCTGGTGCCAAATCCTCGCCGGAGATGAGGTCATTCTTCAACAGCGACAGCCAGAACTCATCTCCGTCCTCCACCACCTCCTCCAACGTGGCGATTCCTAGGGCCATGAACTCCCCCGCTGCGCCGCCGTCATGGCTCCGCGAAGCCTCTGCTGCCGTCGGTCCCAACGGCGGCGACCGAGTGTCGAAGGCGCTGATGGCGGCGAGCGTGGTGTGTGGAACGGTCGGAGCGGTTCTGTTATTGGCTTCGGGTTTGGTGTATCTGTTGAAGTACCGAACGAAACAGAAACAAAATGCAGCGTCGTTTGGTGGCGGTGAGGTCCGGAATAATCACATTGAAAACGACGACGACAATAACAAACTGCAGCTAGTGGTACGCGAGCCCTGA
- the LOC107482136 gene encoding uncharacterized protein LOC107482136 → MRLQSTITDGQVIIEVIYSDYIADMCNESNLKCRTVLAPTIYVVDEVNDYMTAMNSNECKTYVSSNKCLFKGGSNEIQAMHTPEFLATIKCLRVPNHELKLKIGCPVMLIRNIDHSSGLCNGTKLIITRLVDKVIEAKLLNSNDSVNKVFIPIMTLTPSDAKLLLDSNGDNFPFCYLTQ, encoded by the exons ATGCGACTGCAATCTACCATTACAGATGGTCAG GTCATTATCGAAGTAATCTATTCTGATTACATTGCTGACATGTGTAACGAAAGTAACTTGAAATGTCGCACTGTCTTAGCTCCTACGATTTATGTTGTAGATGAGGTAAATGATTACATGACTGCAATGAACAGCAATGAATGCAAGACCTATGTTAGTTCCAACAAATGTCTGTTCAAAGGAGGTAGCaatgaaattcaagctatgcaCACACCAGAATTTTTAGCAACAATTAAGTGCTTGAGAGTTCCAAATCATGAATTGAAGCTCAAGATTGGTTGTCCTGTGATGCTTATTAGAAATATTGATCACTCATCAGGCCTTTGCAATGGTACCAAGTTGATAATTACAAGACTTGTAGATAAAGTTATTGAAGCAAAATTGTTAAATTCCAACGACTCCGTCAATAAGGTATTTATTCCTATAATGACACTCACACCGTCAGATGCCAAGCTACTCTTAGATTCCAATGGAGACAATTTCCCGTTTTGCTATCTTACGCAATGA